In Lysobacter lycopersici, a genomic segment contains:
- a CDS encoding nucleoside hydrolase gives MTDKIPLYIDTDPGVDDALAILMAFDSSAHEVVGLGIAAGNVGLEHTVRNALKLCEVANRNDVPVFAGCPAPLLHAAPDAANVHGNDGFGDVGYAPAPRDADAEHAALALLRLSHEHAGKLLLVALGPLTNIALALQLDPSLPERIGRFVVMGGAVTGHGNITPVAEFNVYFDPEAAHVVFTGFPRFDLSDWEATMRHGFAHAGIDAWVAADSPRARFYDGISAHTRRWAAQRRGELWHSADALAMAWALAPEGASRVEERPVAVDLAHGAARGLTAVDWDRRFGAADNARILLDYDQAAFEARVRAALAAD, from the coding sequence ATGACCGACAAGATCCCGCTCTACATCGACACCGACCCCGGCGTGGACGACGCGCTGGCCATCCTGATGGCGTTCGATTCCTCGGCGCACGAAGTGGTCGGGCTCGGCATCGCCGCCGGAAACGTCGGGCTCGAGCACACCGTCCGCAACGCGCTGAAGTTGTGCGAGGTCGCGAACCGCAACGACGTTCCGGTGTTCGCCGGTTGTCCCGCCCCATTGCTGCATGCCGCGCCGGATGCGGCCAACGTGCACGGCAACGACGGTTTCGGCGATGTCGGCTACGCGCCGGCCCCGCGCGATGCCGATGCCGAACACGCGGCGCTGGCGCTGCTGCGGCTTTCGCACGAACATGCCGGCAAGCTGCTGCTGGTGGCGCTGGGGCCATTGACCAACATCGCCCTGGCCTTGCAGCTCGATCCGAGCCTGCCGGAGCGCATCGGCCGCTTCGTGGTCATGGGCGGCGCGGTCACTGGCCACGGCAACATCACCCCGGTGGCCGAGTTCAATGTCTATTTCGACCCGGAAGCCGCGCACGTGGTCTTCACCGGTTTCCCGCGATTCGACCTCAGCGACTGGGAAGCGACCATGCGCCATGGTTTCGCCCACGCGGGGATCGATGCCTGGGTCGCGGCCGATTCGCCGCGCGCAAGGTTTTACGATGGCATTTCGGCGCATACCCGGCGCTGGGCGGCGCAACGGCGCGGCGAACTGTGGCATTCGGCCGATGCGCTGGCGATGGCCTGGGCCCTGGCCCCGGAAGGTGCGAGCCGGGTCGAGGAACGCCCGGTCGCCGTCGACCTGGCGCACGGCGCGGCCCGCGGCCTGACCGCGGTGGACTGGGACCGGCGTTTCGGGGCGGCCGACAACGCCCGGATCCTGCTGGACTACGACCAGGCCGCGTTCGAGGCCCGGGTGCGGGCGGCGCTCGCCGCCGATTGA
- the recG gene encoding ATP-dependent DNA helicase RecG has product MPKRLGGVAVDFNQQPLAALPGIGPRVAGKFAARGLETLQDLWLWLPRGYEDRTALTPIRALQAGVSAQVQGRVEAVERGFRYRPQLRVAIGDDSRSTLVLRFFHFRAQQVAQFAPGAIVRCFGTPRPGAHGLEMVHPSYRVLDADEHPLGDALDPVYPPVEGIGPATLRKLVGLALDRLPDAASLELLPPELLAGFGLPGLRESLLVLHRPPRDADVPALHAGTHPAQRRLALEELLAHQLGLRRRRIAMQRRASPALDAKGRLVEKLRKSLPFDLTAAQNRVFGEVRGDLARAHPMLRLVQGDVGSGKTVVAAMAALQAIECGKQAALMAPTELLAEQHLANLKSWLEPLGINVGWLAGKVGGKARAQVLADAASGDAQLLVGTHALMQEGVEFHDLALAIVDEQHRFGVHQRLALRDKGGAGNRVPHQLVMTATPIPRTLAMSAYADLDVSSIDELPPGRTPVQTVVLSGERRPELVERIRAACAEGRQAYWVCTVIDDSDEVVAQAAQTTYESLVAALPELRVGLVHGRMKPAEKQMVMRAFKQGDIHLLVATTVIEVGVDVANASLMIVENAERLGLAQLHQLRGRVGRGSARSSCVLLYQPPLSAMAKQRLETLRETNDGFRIAEKDLQLRGPGELLGTRQTGLAAFRVADLARDADLLPQVRAIAERLLADSPALADRVIARWVGASARYASA; this is encoded by the coding sequence ATGCCCAAGCGACTTGGCGGCGTCGCCGTCGACTTCAACCAGCAACCACTCGCTGCCTTGCCGGGCATCGGTCCGCGTGTCGCGGGGAAATTCGCCGCGCGCGGCCTGGAAACCCTGCAGGACCTGTGGCTGTGGCTGCCGCGCGGCTACGAGGACCGCACCGCGCTGACGCCGATCCGCGCGTTGCAGGCCGGCGTCTCCGCGCAGGTGCAGGGCAGGGTCGAGGCGGTGGAACGCGGATTCCGCTACCGCCCGCAGTTGCGCGTCGCCATCGGCGACGATTCGCGATCCACCCTGGTGCTGCGCTTCTTCCATTTCCGCGCGCAGCAGGTCGCGCAATTCGCGCCCGGCGCGATCGTGCGCTGCTTCGGCACGCCGCGGCCCGGCGCGCACGGGCTGGAGATGGTGCACCCGAGCTATCGCGTGCTCGATGCCGACGAACATCCGCTGGGCGATGCGCTCGATCCCGTCTATCCCCCGGTGGAAGGCATCGGCCCGGCGACCTTGCGCAAGCTGGTTGGGCTCGCGCTGGATCGATTGCCCGATGCGGCCTCGCTCGAACTTCTTCCGCCGGAATTGCTCGCCGGTTTCGGCTTGCCGGGATTGCGCGAATCGCTGCTTGTGCTGCATCGGCCACCGCGCGATGCCGACGTGCCCGCATTGCACGCCGGCACGCATCCGGCGCAACGGCGCCTCGCGCTGGAGGAACTGCTCGCGCACCAGCTCGGCCTGCGCCGTCGTCGAATCGCGATGCAGCGCCGCGCTTCGCCCGCGCTGGATGCGAAGGGAAGGTTGGTCGAAAAGCTGCGCAAATCCCTGCCGTTCGACTTGACGGCGGCGCAGAATCGCGTGTTCGGCGAAGTGCGCGGCGATCTCGCGCGCGCGCATCCGATGTTGCGGCTGGTGCAGGGCGATGTCGGCAGCGGCAAGACCGTGGTCGCGGCGATGGCCGCGCTGCAGGCGATCGAATGCGGAAAACAGGCCGCGTTGATGGCGCCGACCGAATTGCTCGCCGAGCAGCATCTCGCGAACCTGAAATCTTGGCTGGAACCGCTCGGCATCAATGTCGGCTGGCTGGCCGGCAAGGTCGGTGGCAAGGCGCGTGCGCAAGTGCTCGCCGATGCCGCGTCCGGCGATGCGCAGCTACTGGTCGGCACGCACGCGCTGATGCAGGAGGGCGTGGAATTCCACGACCTCGCGCTCGCCATCGTCGACGAGCAACACCGCTTCGGCGTGCACCAACGCCTTGCGCTGCGCGACAAGGGCGGTGCGGGGAACCGCGTACCGCACCAACTCGTCATGACCGCGACCCCGATCCCGCGCACGCTGGCGATGAGCGCCTACGCCGACCTCGACGTATCGTCCATCGACGAACTTCCGCCGGGGCGCACGCCGGTGCAGACCGTGGTGCTCAGCGGCGAACGCCGGCCGGAACTGGTGGAACGCATCCGCGCCGCCTGCGCCGAAGGGCGGCAGGCGTACTGGGTGTGCACCGTCATCGACGATTCCGACGAAGTCGTCGCGCAGGCCGCGCAAACCACCTACGAAAGCCTGGTCGCTGCGCTGCCGGAATTGCGCGTCGGGCTGGTGCACGGGCGCATGAAGCCGGCCGAGAAGCAGATGGTGATGCGCGCGTTCAAGCAGGGCGACATCCACCTGCTGGTCGCGACCACGGTGATCGAGGTCGGCGTCGACGTGGCCAACGCCTCGCTGATGATCGTCGAGAACGCGGAACGCCTCGGCCTCGCGCAATTGCACCAGTTGCGCGGGCGGGTGGGGCGCGGCAGCGCGCGTTCGAGCTGCGTGCTGCTGTACCAGCCGCCGCTGTCGGCGATGGCGAAGCAAAGGCTTGAAACCCTGCGCGAGACCAACGACGGCTTCCGCATCGCGGAAAAGGACCTGCAACTGCGCGGCCCAGGCGAACTGCTCGGCACCCGCCAGACCGGGCTCGCCGCATTCCGCGTCGCCGACCTCGCGCGCGACGCCGACCTGTTGCCGCAGGTGCGCGCCATCGCCGAACGCCTGCTCGCGGATTCGCCGGCGCTCGCGGATCGGGTCATCGCGCGATGGGTTGGCGCGTCCGCACGCTATGCTTCTGCGTGA
- a CDS encoding TonB-dependent receptor has product MTFKTRKLATSLRRAIFAAATLSATGAAFAQEAPQPAADVARDAATLDTITVTAQSREQQLQDVPIALQVVNKALLDDVEAEDLSDIDSFVPGLVIDGVQPTQPTFGLRGISTDDFGIGTDPAVGIYVDGVYGGRGGGVLLPFLDVERIEVLKGPQGTLFGRNTAAGAISLITRRPQDQVEARGRVRIGDYGKRYADAMWNIPTGDNSALRINALINHSDGWVQDGATGKDLGGENSWASRVAWQVHFDDATTALLSWDHESLDQNGRVTTGIVPLPPFPMRPPSPATPDEYLDPRKLQTFSDTPSAEWRTFDGVTAIIDHAFGWGTLTSTTSWRQYDSLNHTEEDGTNRADLYVDSQNTEGNRSLYQEFKLAGNNERFDWVAGTSYFDEDAHQTSEVNTNTTTIGNILANQGFAAPPGFPYAPEGTPLLFVMSQIGEANGLPSLLGHSWNEVFYNTLKTRSYAAFGDVIWHATDKLNLTFGLRYTHDQKDFTWLNGPRTATTFDPVLNAYLNAGIPQMFLGGLPPEIADQIMYALTTSVAFIDPPAVVNKGITNRASKAWNDLSPRFVVDYHFNDHTMGFASLAKGYKAGGYNALQIGPAFDNEEVWNLETGIKQSFGPFAYNASLFYYRYDNRQSVRLIDPDPTNPTDIPRFVIDTGNLKAWGADFDAVWKVTDAFRLDMAAEWIDSTYRDYTTPEGVNLDGQPTGEPNFSASLGASYRFDLGDGGALRLSARHAYRGKSRCNEGSSLQGNCGISDLLNVGEAQERTDLRLAWTSVNGLWEVAAYGNNVFDNRYVTGLNTYGKDVLGVVGATVSEPRTYGVELTVRY; this is encoded by the coding sequence ATGACGTTCAAGACCCGGAAACTCGCCACCAGCCTGCGCCGCGCGATCTTCGCGGCCGCCACCCTGTCCGCCACCGGCGCGGCGTTCGCGCAAGAGGCGCCGCAACCCGCGGCCGACGTCGCCAGGGACGCGGCGACGCTGGACACGATCACGGTCACCGCGCAGAGCCGCGAACAGCAGTTGCAGGACGTCCCGATCGCGTTGCAGGTGGTGAACAAGGCCTTGCTCGACGACGTCGAGGCCGAGGACCTCAGTGACATCGATTCCTTCGTTCCAGGACTGGTGATCGATGGCGTGCAGCCGACCCAGCCGACCTTCGGCCTGCGCGGCATCAGCACCGATGACTTCGGCATCGGCACCGATCCGGCGGTGGGCATCTACGTCGATGGCGTTTACGGCGGGCGCGGCGGCGGCGTGCTGCTGCCCTTCCTCGACGTGGAACGGATCGAAGTGCTCAAGGGCCCGCAGGGCACGCTGTTCGGGCGCAATACCGCGGCCGGCGCGATCTCGCTGATCACGCGCCGCCCGCAGGACCAGGTCGAGGCGCGAGGCCGCGTGCGGATCGGCGATTACGGCAAGCGCTACGCGGACGCGATGTGGAACATCCCCACCGGCGACAACTCCGCGCTGCGCATCAATGCGCTGATCAACCACAGCGACGGCTGGGTCCAGGACGGCGCCACCGGCAAGGACCTGGGCGGGGAGAATTCATGGGCCTCGCGCGTCGCCTGGCAGGTGCATTTCGACGATGCCACCACCGCGTTGCTGAGCTGGGACCACGAGAGCCTGGACCAGAACGGGCGGGTCACCACCGGCATCGTGCCGCTGCCGCCGTTCCCGATGCGGCCGCCCTCGCCGGCGACGCCCGACGAATACCTCGACCCGCGCAAGCTGCAGACTTTCAGCGACACGCCCAGCGCCGAATGGCGCACGTTCGACGGCGTCACCGCGATCATCGATCACGCGTTCGGCTGGGGCACGCTGACCTCGACCACGTCGTGGCGCCAGTACGATTCGCTCAACCACACCGAAGAGGACGGCACCAACCGCGCCGACCTCTACGTCGATTCGCAGAATACCGAGGGCAACAGGAGCCTCTACCAAGAGTTCAAGCTCGCCGGCAACAACGAGCGCTTCGACTGGGTGGCGGGCACCAGCTACTTCGACGAGGACGCGCACCAGACCAGCGAGGTCAACACCAATACGACCACCATCGGAAACATCCTGGCGAACCAGGGGTTCGCGGCGCCGCCAGGCTTTCCTTATGCCCCGGAAGGCACGCCATTGTTGTTCGTCATGTCGCAGATCGGCGAGGCCAACGGCCTGCCGTCGCTGCTCGGTCATTCGTGGAACGAAGTCTTCTACAACACGCTCAAGACCAGGTCCTATGCGGCTTTCGGCGACGTGATCTGGCACGCGACCGACAAGCTCAACCTCACCTTCGGCCTGCGCTACACGCACGACCAGAAGGACTTCACCTGGCTCAACGGGCCACGCACTGCCACCACGTTCGATCCGGTGTTGAATGCGTATCTGAATGCCGGCATTCCGCAGATGTTCCTCGGAGGCCTCCCGCCCGAAATCGCGGACCAGATCATGTACGCCCTCACCACCTCGGTGGCGTTCATCGATCCGCCGGCGGTCGTGAACAAGGGCATCACCAACCGCGCCTCGAAGGCGTGGAACGACCTCAGCCCGCGCTTCGTCGTCGACTACCACTTCAACGACCACACCATGGGCTTCGCGTCGCTGGCCAAGGGCTACAAGGCCGGCGGCTACAACGCGCTGCAGATCGGGCCGGCGTTCGACAACGAGGAAGTGTGGAACCTGGAAACCGGCATCAAGCAGTCGTTCGGACCCTTCGCCTACAACGCCTCGCTGTTCTACTACCGCTACGACAACCGCCAGTCGGTGCGCCTGATCGACCCGGATCCGACCAACCCGACCGACATCCCGCGCTTCGTCATCGACACCGGCAACCTCAAGGCCTGGGGCGCGGACTTCGACGCGGTGTGGAAGGTGACCGACGCGTTCCGCCTGGACATGGCCGCCGAGTGGATCGATTCCACCTACCGCGACTACACCACGCCCGAAGGCGTCAACCTGGACGGGCAGCCGACCGGCGAGCCGAATTTCTCTGCGTCGCTCGGCGCCAGCTACCGCTTCGACCTCGGCGACGGCGGCGCGCTGCGCCTGTCCGCGCGCCACGCCTACCGCGGCAAGTCGCGCTGCAACGAAGGCTCCAGCCTGCAGGGCAACTGCGGCATCAGCGACCTGCTGAACGTGGGCGAAGCCCAGGAACGCACCGACCTGCGCCTGGCGTGGACTTCCGTCAACGGCCTGTGGGAAGTGGCCGCCTACGGCAACAACGTGTTCGACAACCGCTACGTCACCGGCCTGAACACCTACGGCAAGGACGTACTCGGCGTGGTCGGCGCCACGGTCAGCGAACCGCGCACCTACGGCGTGGAATTGACGGTCCGCTACTGA
- a CDS encoding SO2930 family diheme c-type cytochrome, producing MSEASTARGALAWAMLAVPALLLAACARGPAPVAFHADGYPTKLSDWNVVYRDGDRLALNARVVPFDLNTPLFSDYAHKLRTMWMPEGASARYEPREAFDFPVGTILSKTFFYPVAAGENGVARTDDTSRDHAGEGLDLRNVRMIETRLLVHRQQGWVALAYVWNAAQTEATLERTGASVPLQLVAADGSREPFTYQVPDQNQCAGCHASNNTTRVIKPLGPKARHLNKDYAYASGSENQLAHLVELGYLRDVPARGVPRNADWRDAANASLDGRARAYLDINCGHCHNPEGPADTSGLWLDSFDQDPRHLGLCKPPVAAGQGTGGHRFGIVPGQADESILTYRIDSDDPGVMMPELGRDVVHREGVQLIRDWIAAMQGNCDPQESATMPM from the coding sequence ATGAGCGAGGCGTCCACGGCCCGGGGGGCGTTGGCATGGGCAATGCTGGCCGTGCCGGCGTTGTTGCTCGCCGCTTGCGCGCGCGGGCCCGCGCCGGTGGCTTTCCATGCCGACGGTTATCCGACCAAGCTCAGCGACTGGAACGTGGTCTATCGCGATGGCGACAGGCTGGCCTTGAACGCGCGCGTGGTCCCGTTCGACCTCAACACGCCCCTGTTCAGCGACTACGCGCACAAGTTGCGCACGATGTGGATGCCCGAAGGCGCGTCCGCGCGCTACGAGCCACGCGAAGCCTTCGACTTCCCGGTCGGGACCATCCTCAGCAAGACCTTCTTCTATCCCGTGGCCGCCGGCGAAAACGGAGTCGCGCGCACCGACGACACCTCGCGCGACCATGCCGGCGAGGGATTGGACCTGCGCAACGTGCGCATGATCGAAACCCGGCTGCTGGTGCATCGCCAGCAGGGTTGGGTCGCGCTCGCCTACGTCTGGAACGCTGCGCAGACCGAGGCGACGCTGGAACGCACCGGCGCCAGCGTGCCGCTGCAACTGGTCGCCGCCGACGGCAGCCGCGAACCCTTCACCTACCAGGTGCCGGACCAGAACCAGTGCGCCGGCTGCCACGCCAGCAACAACACCACCCGCGTGATCAAGCCGCTGGGACCGAAGGCGCGGCACCTCAACAAGGATTACGCCTACGCCAGCGGCAGCGAGAACCAGCTCGCGCACCTGGTGGAACTCGGCTACCTGCGCGACGTGCCGGCGCGCGGCGTTCCGCGCAACGCCGACTGGCGCGACGCCGCGAACGCCAGCCTCGATGGCCGCGCACGCGCCTACCTCGACATCAATTGCGGCCATTGCCACAACCCCGAGGGTCCGGCCGACACCTCGGGCCTGTGGCTGGATTCGTTCGACCAGGACCCGCGCCACCTCGGCCTGTGCAAGCCGCCGGTCGCGGCCGGGCAGGGAACCGGCGGCCATCGCTTCGGCATCGTGCCCGGGCAGGCCGACGAATCGATCCTGACCTACCGGATCGACAGCGACGACCCCGGGGTGATGATGCCGGAGCTCGGGCGCGACGTGGTCCACCGCGAAGGGGTACAACTGATCCGCGACTGGATCGCCGCGATGCAGGGCAATTGCGATCCGCAAGAATCCGCCACGATGCCGATGTAA
- a CDS encoding parallel beta-helix domain-containing protein has protein sequence MRIMLVLAMSGLLAACGDGHREAVTAADAEFQKTLQQRLLDAKPGDVIDIPAGRYHLDRSLSLRVDGVTIRGAGKDKTVLSFKGQASGAEGLIVNASDFTLENLAIEDTKGDGLKVNEGENIAIRGVRVEWTNGPDTGNGAYGLYPVQTRGVLIEDSVVIGASDAGIYVGQSKDVVVRRNRAERNVAGIEIENCIGADVYDNVATHNTGGILVFNMPDLPQPGHTTRVFKNRILANNTDNFGRKGSAVSAVPAGSGVVIMSNDEVEVFDNEIADNQTANVLIASHYSAGYDSKYKPSAAFDPYPEYIYVHDNRFSGGGDSPDGLELKALKVAMFGLNGHMPDVLWDGYANAKRAGGPQICVQGASGVLNADGPNKNKNPKSDAKPFDCKLDPLPAVALKQA, from the coding sequence ATGCGAATCATGCTGGTACTCGCGATGTCCGGCCTGTTGGCCGCCTGTGGCGATGGCCATCGCGAAGCGGTGACCGCCGCCGACGCGGAATTCCAGAAGACGCTGCAACAACGCCTGCTCGACGCCAAGCCCGGGGACGTGATCGACATTCCCGCCGGCCGCTACCACCTCGATCGCAGCCTGAGCCTGCGCGTGGACGGAGTGACCATCCGCGGCGCCGGCAAGGACAAGACCGTGCTCAGCTTCAAGGGCCAGGCCAGCGGCGCCGAGGGCCTGATCGTCAACGCCAGCGACTTCACCCTGGAGAACCTCGCGATCGAGGACACCAAGGGCGATGGCCTGAAAGTGAACGAAGGCGAGAACATCGCCATCCGCGGCGTGCGCGTGGAATGGACCAACGGCCCCGACACCGGCAACGGCGCCTACGGTCTGTACCCGGTGCAGACCCGCGGCGTGCTGATCGAGGATTCGGTGGTGATCGGCGCCTCGGACGCCGGTATCTACGTCGGCCAGTCGAAGGACGTGGTCGTGCGCCGCAATCGTGCCGAACGCAACGTCGCCGGCATCGAGATCGAGAACTGCATCGGCGCCGACGTGTACGACAACGTCGCCACCCACAACACCGGCGGCATCCTGGTGTTCAACATGCCCGACCTGCCGCAGCCGGGGCACACCACGCGCGTGTTCAAGAACCGCATCCTCGCCAACAACACCGACAACTTCGGGCGCAAGGGCAGCGCGGTGTCGGCGGTGCCGGCCGGTTCGGGCGTGGTGATCATGTCCAACGACGAAGTCGAGGTCTTCGACAACGAGATCGCCGACAACCAGACCGCGAACGTGCTGATCGCCAGCCATTACTCCGCCGGCTACGACAGCAAGTACAAGCCGTCGGCGGCGTTCGATCCCTATCCCGAGTACATCTACGTCCACGACAACCGTTTCTCCGGCGGCGGCGATTCCCCCGACGGGCTGGAGCTGAAGGCGCTGAAGGTGGCGATGTTCGGGCTCAACGGGCACATGCCCGACGTGCTGTGGGACGGCTATGCCAACGCCAAGCGCGCCGGGGGACCGCAGATCTGCGTGCAGGGTGCGTCGGGCGTGCTCAATGCCGATGGGCCGAACAAGAACAAGAATCCGAAATCCGACGCCAAGCCGTTCGACTGCAAGCTCGACCCGTTGCCGGCGGTGGCATTGAAGCAGGCATGA
- a CDS encoding AraC family transcriptional regulator, producing MNRPIADPRLTTANISTNILAGLCQMADEHGVACAPWFAGLRVARSQIDDASLRVSYRQASGILHRALRDLPVADAGLRLGRRQSIGNFGLLGLAMMTARSFGDAVAIGLQYAPLSGSLIDLELDASDPRELGVIARPRADEPAILPFLCEELYASVLMLCRGLVGPAFRPLRLELTYPAPAYAHEYEALFGCEVRFDMPRNRELVDPAWMEHRLPTWNPVSARQALALCRAQMPGGERPGELVASVRSLLRVRLQDNPRLADIADELHVTERTLRRQLLAAGTGFKQLHDQVRHERARDLLRERDLPIAQVGASVGFRDAREFRRAFKRWTGTTPSQARDARPGATTATDG from the coding sequence ATGAACCGCCCGATCGCCGATCCGCGCCTGACCACCGCCAACATCTCCACCAACATCCTGGCCGGCTTGTGCCAGATGGCGGACGAACACGGCGTCGCCTGCGCGCCCTGGTTCGCCGGCCTGCGCGTGGCGCGCTCGCAGATCGACGACGCGAGCTTGCGGGTGTCCTATCGCCAGGCCAGCGGCATCCTGCACCGCGCCCTGCGCGACCTGCCGGTCGCGGACGCGGGCTTGCGCCTGGGCCGACGCCAGAGCATCGGCAACTTCGGCTTGCTCGGGCTGGCGATGATGACCGCGCGCAGTTTCGGCGATGCGGTCGCGATCGGCCTGCAGTACGCACCGCTGTCGGGCAGCCTGATCGACCTCGAGCTCGACGCCTCCGACCCGCGCGAGCTGGGCGTGATCGCGCGCCCGCGCGCGGACGAGCCGGCGATCCTGCCGTTCCTGTGCGAGGAGTTGTACGCCAGCGTGCTGATGCTATGCCGCGGCCTGGTCGGGCCGGCGTTCCGGCCGCTGCGGCTGGAGCTGACCTATCCGGCTCCGGCGTACGCGCACGAGTACGAGGCCCTGTTCGGCTGCGAGGTGCGCTTCGACATGCCGCGCAACCGCGAACTGGTCGATCCGGCATGGATGGAACACCGCTTGCCGACCTGGAACCCGGTGAGCGCACGCCAGGCGCTGGCCTTGTGCCGCGCGCAGATGCCGGGCGGCGAACGGCCCGGCGAACTCGTCGCGAGCGTCCGCAGCCTGCTGCGCGTGCGCCTGCAGGACAACCCGCGGCTGGCCGACATCGCCGACGAACTGCATGTCACCGAACGCACCCTGCGCCGGCAACTCCTGGCGGCCGGCACCGGCTTCAAGCAACTGCACGACCAGGTGCGCCACGAACGCGCCCGCGACCTGCTGCGCGAACGCGACCTGCCCATCGCGCAGGTCGGCGCCAGCGTCGGTTTCCGCGATGCGCGCGAATTCCGCCGCGCGTTCAAGCGCTGGACCGGAACCACGCCCAGCCAGGCGCGCGATGCCCGGCCCGGGGCCACGACCGCAACCGACGGATGA
- a CDS encoding RidA family protein: MPRQPIHSDNAPAAIGPYSQAVRAGDTVYLSGQIPLDPASGSLVEGDIAMQARRAFDNLKAVCAAAGGSLDDVVRVGLYLVDLGQFGEVNAVMAEYFESPYPARSTVEVSALPKGAQFEVDAVMVLR, translated from the coding sequence ATGCCCCGCCAACCCATCCATTCCGACAACGCGCCCGCCGCCATCGGCCCGTATTCGCAGGCGGTGCGCGCCGGCGACACCGTGTACCTGTCCGGGCAGATTCCACTCGATCCGGCCAGCGGGTCGCTGGTCGAGGGCGACATCGCGATGCAGGCGCGGCGCGCGTTCGACAATTTGAAAGCCGTATGCGCGGCCGCCGGCGGTTCGCTCGACGATGTCGTGCGCGTGGGCCTGTACCTCGTCGACCTCGGCCAGTTCGGCGAAGTCAACGCGGTGATGGCCGAGTATTTCGAGAGTCCATATCCGGCGCGTTCCACGGTCGAAGTCTCGGCCTTGCCGAAAGGCGCGCAGTTCGAAGTCGACGCGGTGATGGTGCTGCGCTAG